The DNA window TTTCCAGAAGAAAAAACATAGTGACCCGCCTTCATTTGATCCTTCCATCCCGTCGAATGGGCTACTAAACGGAAAGTCCAAAGGTGCTTCACCAGTTGCCGACTTTCAAGTGAATCAACAACATCAATGAAAGAGCTCCCTCGAGGAATGTGCAGAGATCGGTCGTCCTCAAAAGAGGGCATATTCGGGGACCATAGCACCCAGGCCGCTCCCGCTCCAATCAGAACTCCTATACTTAATGTAAGAAGCAAGATTCTACGCATCATGAGGGAGTGATAACCAAGATTAGTCTACTCAGACTGATATTTTTGGCGCTCAAGTGCACGCGTCTCATCTATGATACGCTCGAAGAGTCTCCGCACAGCTTCAGCAGAGAGGGGACCTGGGTTTGTACGCATTACATTCTTGAGGATTTCCTTCTCCCGGGCAGGCATATAGATTGGGAGTCCCAGTTGCTGCTTGATCTCCCCAATATTATTCGCTAGATTCGAGCGCTCGTTCAAAAGCTTTATAATCTTCTGATCTATCTCATCAATCTGCGTCCGGAACGGTTCTAGATCTTCTTCCGAAACTGCTTGCCGCGGTGATACAGGCTTCATGGTGTAAGTTGTATGCGAGCGCTTACTCAATAGGTACGAATATGAACAAAAGTGAAATCTTCAGGTATTGATAATTTGCAGAGTCCGCAGTATCTTTCTTAACCAAAGATATGCTTTGATGACCTATAAGAATTTATTGCTTATTGCTGTTATAGCTTTTCTGGCGTTGCCTGCAGATGCGCAGTTCCGGGAAACGGTCCCCAATGCGTTTCCGCAAACCAGACTGTATAGTCCATCAAACAAGGTTGGTGCACTGTTGAACCGGATCTTTAACCCCAGCGTCTTTCAAATGAGCCATAGCTTCGAAATGACGGCCGGTTCCTTTGCTGGTAATGGGTATTCAATGGGAATGTACACAAATACGATGGTCTGGCAGTTCAGTCCTAAACTAGCTGCGCGAATGGACGTTGCAGTTGCGTATTCTCCTCAGAATCAGATTGCCCGGGAGGCTGGATTTGGGCAACAACACCCGCAGATCTTTTTACGTAATGCCGAAGTAGCATGGAAGCCATCTGAGCGTGTCCAGTTCCATTTTCAAATCAGACAAGATCCCTATGCATATCATGGCATGATGGGATATGGCCCCTATGGCTACGGGTATAATCATCGTCACATTGGACACTATAGAAGGGGTTTCTGGTTTTAGTACCGCACGGTTGGAGTGTACATGAACCGACTGAAGGCTTTTAGTCTTTCTATTTTCTCGACTCTATTAATCCTCGTTGTCGTCGTACTGGTCGTGTCTTTACTGGTGAACATTCCACTGGTAAAGGAGGCATTCTTTCCCGTTCAAGTCGCCTCTTCCATTAGTACTACTGAGATTGAAGCCCCAGGGCCTGCGGATATTTATCAGGTTGAGGTTCGTAATGGGGTAGGCGTCCACGGTGTAGCTGAACGAATGCGGACGTACCTGCGCTCAAAAGGATACGATGTTGTAGGCGTGGGGAATCATCCGTCCTTTGATGTTGGGCAAACGGTCATTATAGATCGGATCGGCAATCTGGAAATCGCCCAACAGGTCGCTGCATCTCTTGGTCTGCCACCTGAACG is part of the Rhodothermaceae bacterium genome and encodes:
- the pheA gene encoding chorismate mutase, coding for MKPVSPRQAVSEEDLEPFRTQIDEIDQKIIKLLNERSNLANNIGEIKQQLGLPIYMPAREKEILKNVMRTNPGPLSAEAVRRLFERIIDETRALERQKYQSE
- a CDS encoding LytR family transcriptional regulator, which gives rise to MNRLKAFSLSIFSTLLILVVVVLVVSLLVNIPLVKEAFFPVQVASSISTTEIEAPGPADIYQVEVRNGVGVHGVAERMRTYLRSKGYDVVGVGNHPSFDVGQTVIIDRIGNLEIAQQVAASLGLPPERVQQDVRSEFHLDVSIILGKDYGVIPPFAPPQSAPPIQDPDNGN